The Ptychodera flava strain L36383 chromosome 7, AS_Pfla_20210202, whole genome shotgun sequence DNA window tacattgtttgtaaacaagaaagttgcagaGTTCTGATGACCCCTCTGTTTTAATAAAGATACACAAACTTACATCTTGTAATGCCTGATACAATGACTGGCAATAGTCCTTGCTCATCAATTAATACTCCAAGTGTTGGCGctaggaattttttcattgtagccacagtctgttattgtggctaaaatgatcaattttttaGCCATAAGCAACGTTTATTAGCTACAccaaacaaatcaatttcacatacaaattgCACAAACCCTATTTTCAATAACGTTTATACTTTATTATCCACATGTTGGGCCAGGGCTGTTGTACATACACTTTAAGGATTCCTCGACAGATAAACTGCTGGGCACGTTTTCTGCTAATTTTATAGCTACAGATAATAATGACCAGGAGGGCAGTAAAACTCCAGGtcctttgtgaaagttgtctgtccttcaattgaaaaatatgtattaaacaaaaattggtcTTAACTCCGTTCAGATCTATATTTCATGAGTGCTGGTGAATAAATTGACCCCTCTCTTTATAGACAGGTACAAACaaatttctgtttatttttaacttttattatgacacaaacaacaaagaGAGTTCTTGGAACAAAAATTGCTCaacatgtcatgaaaaaaattaccaaagtcTAATAATTGGCCATGACTGttcctcttttttattttttacatgatttaaaaACTGCTGTATATACCAATATTTGGTGATCTGGATAAAATTACAGTGATTGCCTGACTATGCAAAGCTAGCCTTGTCCATAAagtatcaaagaaaactattggTATGAAAAAATTGCTTAGGTTTTGAGAATTaaggttttgaaaattaattaaattcgcaaactcagtgaaaaatcaaaagagcaAATCGTCAATACGACAAATCTAGGATCAACCGACTCATCTGCAGTCTCACATTTTATACttccatgcacagacaaaaacCTTGCTGTAATTTGTTCAACCATGGTCTAGACCGTGGttcgtctgtctttgttctcttCTCGGTGGTTtgcttatttcttttttttttgtaaattagaCGCTATTTTAAACTTAgtttctttcccagctgagaaCAATCAATAAACTATTTTGTCGCTGCCCGCAAGCCGCATCGTACCGTGCATTCGTAACgtatttgcattgtttgggtgtctcgaaactacccaaCCCGTACACGGACCGGAGTATACAAactggggatcttgaaacttttttgcgcatgctcattttaGCTCTGGTCAAACTACAACGCCATcacttcaagttcaagtttgTCAGTTGCATGCTCAGGAAATCGCCGTCGATCATCGCTCGACGTACGACAGagcatcaaattattttgttcaaaaggcTAGATATTTGAATGACTGAATATTTCGATAATCTCACCAATCTAAGGATTATTTTGATACGTTAAAAGTGACTGAACCGTCGTGATTAACGAAGGTGCACGCTGGTTAAACGTTGTGCTGCTATGCTGGCCGTGTTAACTCAAATATACCCTTCATGCTTGCATCCTGACGCGACGTACGTGGTCAAATGTTTCGTACGATGCTTGCAGCGTTTATGCTGGAAAATTTGGATTGCAGAAAATAACGTACACTTATTTAAAAAACGACTAGTTGTTAGAATAGTTGGCTACATAAATAATCCAGTACATATTTTGGATCGATCACAATGATGAACACCCGCATGTCGAAATTCTTGGTCGTTCGGGAATCGGTGTGGCTGGGATCGCAGGACTGACGTGACTTTCGAAGACAACGCGCACGTCTTGGGTCAATGATCCCACCACGGCACCCCGTCACGAGCTTTCGCCACGCGTGGCGAAGGCGTAGCAATTTTTTTCGCCACATCGGACATTTATTCGCAATTTGCGACAGTGGCGAACGTTAGCGCGAACCCTGACTCCAATTTGTAATTGACTTGCTGGTTCACCATTGTCCAATATCGTATTTGGATCCATTAGGTGTTAATGTGCCATGATACGCACCATGTCATTAAAGCCCGGCAAATGTAATGTTTCACCTTACACTTTATAAACTTATCTCAACTTGATTGCATACGTTCTCCTGTGCACAATCTTCTTCTCATTCATTTCATGCAAGTAAAAATGTTGTGTTTTTTGGTGATTGATTAAACAATTACTAGGCTAAACTTTGTCTCGAATTAACACTGCTACACTTACTGTTTTGCTTGCTCTAGGACttgagaaatctgatccaaaGCTTTTTGTCTACTTTGATCAAATGATACATCTTCCGGAGCTTCATCATCAGAATTGCTTTCCACGGCTACACTGGAGTCAATTCTGGAAAAATATTATCAGGGAAAAAATCAATCGATCATTCATTCAATATGAAGGAATCACAATGCCAATTTTGCTACTAGATaaacaaattatctaacattTCCTGATACagttgtatttgaaattcaaaattgttttcatccctgtgttaagtctattgtgaaaaatataatttttgattttcaaaacaactgAAACAGTGCAGCTTTTTTACTCTGAGATTTTAAAATGTCACACAACAAAGgataaatcagaaaagaattgtaaatatttcagagtccaaatatctgtccctcaTGATCGTGCTACTGTCCTAAAATACAAGTAATGAAGCACGGATCTGTCTTGTCATGAAGAGAATTTAACGTTGAATAGTTATTCATATGCCTGCCCCAATGTAAAGTAATGTATGATCTATGATTTCAACTTACTCAGATTTATTTAATATCTCTTCAGAAACTGATGACTTGTCCTCTCTTTGTTGATCAGAATTAATCACATCATTGTGATCACTTTCATCAAGATCCGTCTCCtcaatacataaaaccaattttTCATCATTAATTTTGTCATCATCGTCActgtcatttgatttcacatcttcagaGAGTTCTTCTTCTTCGTCTGATTTTACTTCTTGAGTCTTTTTCAAAGTATCTTCCTCAATATGCTTTTCTTCCACTTCATCTGATgcagaaatattttgattctctgCTGTTGCCACGGCAACATCCTGACAGTCAGATAACACAACAGCTAATCTTTTCACTTTCCTTGCTGGTAATGGTCCTGGAGATGGTGTTTTGATTGTTGACTTTGAGCGCTGTGATCTTGTTTTAACCATCTTGAGGGTGTAAATATTATGCCTTTTGTCCTGCAGAGAAttaaaaatttcatgttttagaCAATCCGAGAATCAAACATTCACGTTTTCTTCACTGCTGCTTCCTGATTTCCAAAATTTCTCCAACATTAATAAATATCAACAGATTCAAAATTAGCACGTCACACTTGCATGACGTCGGTGAAGGGTGGACTAAACAATAGCATTCACTAGGCCAGGAGGTCTGGGGTGCCAATTGGCTACACAATTCAGCGGTTATAATGGCCATTGTCATTGGGTTATTGCTAATATTAATGTTCAACCCAGTCCTCACGGACATCATGCAGGTGTGACATCAGAATTTTAAATCTATTAACACAAATGCAAATTAGATATTTTGCCCTGAAGATGTGAATGAGTTGAAAATGGCCTGGATTCTCAACAACGCATCATTTCTCAATGGCCCAGGCTTTACATGTCGAATGGCCGAGGGTCTAAAACAAGGTTGGTTCAGTGCCTGACATATGTGTATTAACCTACCGCAATGGGGTAGAAATTTTGGAAATTAAGAAGCAGCAGTGAAGAAAACGTGAGTTACTTGAATGCCTGTCCACTGCTTGAATGGTCTGAGTCGGCCTCCTTGCTATTATTTACTGTTTTGAGTGACGGCTGAGGCAGTACTGTAATCGCGCACC harbors:
- the LOC139137314 gene encoding U3 small nucleolar RNA-associated protein NOL7-like, with protein sequence MVKTRSQRSKSTIKTPSPGPLPARKVKRLAVVLSDCQDVAVATAENQNISASDEVEEKHIEEDTLKKTQEVKSDEEEELSEDVKSNDSDDDDKINDEKLVLCIEETDLDESDHNDVINSDQQREDKSSVSEEILNKSEIDSSVAVESNSDDEAPEDVSFDQSRQKALDQISQVLEQAKQKKNKLKEKRKARDEFFTQQKKKKRENVRLSSDFIKEITQEEEMAKEQDVWTKTEAKGTHVHFHDDDDEDDTVEKDVDTRVQEETEKLGVEVVTLPKLIQKPNAKSQAAFDFLKTQLYGSRIQRQSVNDSRAQVQKQKGMPAFKFLTGRAHDKKKKTKSKKHRRTWSSLT